One genomic window of Numida meleagris isolate 19003 breed g44 Domestic line chromosome 1, NumMel1.0, whole genome shotgun sequence includes the following:
- the LOC110390755 gene encoding putative N-acetylated-alpha-linked acidic dipeptidase isoform X2 — translation MGINCTGKIVIARYGKIFRGNKVKNAELAGAMGIILYSDPADYCAPGVDPYPNGWNLPGGGAQRGNVLNLNGAGDPLTPGYPAKEYTYRLDKASGVGLPKIPVHPIGYHDAESLLRNMGGSAPPHSSWKGNLNVSYNVGPGFTTSYSTRKVKMHIHSNNKVTRIYNVIGTIRGTVEPDRYVILGGHRDSWVFGGIDPQSGAAVVHEIVRSFGKLKKEGWRPRRTVIFASWDAEEFGLLGSTEWAEENAKLLQARGVAYINADSSIEGNYTLRVDCTPLMYRLVYNVTKEIPSPDEGFEGKSLYESWYKKNPSTEYKEVPRINKLGSGNDFEVFFQRLGIASGRARYSKNWNVEKYSSYPVYHSVYETYEIVERFYDPTFKNHLTVAQVRGGLVFELANSVLLPFDCRDYASAVSNYAHIIYNMSRNHEEELATYNVSFDALFSAVKNFTEVADSFHNRLQQIDINDLLAVRSLNDQLMLLERAFIDPLGLPGRPFYRHVIFAPSSHNKYAGESFPGIYDAMFDIKNKADQDEAWEEVKRQISIAAFTVQAAAGTLKEVA, via the exons ATGGGAATTAACTGTACAGGAAAGATTGTTATTGCCAGATATGGGAAGATCTTCAGAGGAAATAAG GTGAAGAATGCTGAACTGGCAGGTGCCATGGGAATTATTCTCTACTCAGACCCTGCTGACTACTGTGCTCCAGGAGTAGATCCTTATCCAAATGGCTGGAACCTTCCAGGTGGGGGAGCTCAGCGTGGAAATGTATTAAACCTGAATGGTGCGGGAGACCCTCTGACACCGGGCTACCCTGCAAAAG aatacACCTACCGACTAGACAAAGCCAGTGGTGTAGGTCTCCCAAAAatcccagttcatcccattGGCTATCATGATGCTGAGTCATTACTGCG TAACATGGGAGGATCTGCACCACCGCATAGTAGCTGGAAGGGAAATTTGAATGTGTCTTACAATGTTGGTCCTGGTTTCACAACAAGTTATTCTACAAG AAAGGTAAAAATGCACATTCATAGCAACAACAAAGTAACAAGAATTTACAATGTGATTGGTACCATCAGAGGCACAGTGGAACCAG ATAGATACGTCATCCTGGGAGGCCACCGTGACTCATGGGTATTTGGTGGCATTGATCCTCAGAGTGGTGCAGCTGTGGTTCATGAGATTGTGAGGAGctttggaaaactgaaaaaggaag GATGGAGGCCACGGAGAACAGTGATATTTGCAAGCTGGGATGCAGAGGAATTTGGCTTGTTAGGATCGACGGAGTGGGCTGAG GAAAATGCCAAACTATTGCAAGCACGAGGAGTGGCTTATATCAATGCAGACTCCTCCATTGAAG gaaaCTACACGCTAAGAGTGGATTGCACACCACTGATGTACAGACTGGTGTACAATGTGACCAAAGAG ATACCAAGTCCTGATGAAGGGTTTGAAGGAAAATCTCTTTATGAGAGCTggtataaaaaaaatccatcaacAGAATACAAAGAGGTCCCCAG aataaataaactGGGTTCTGGCAATGACTTCGAGGTCTTTTTTCAACGTCTTGGCATCGCTTCAGGCAGAGCACGTTACAGTAAAAACTGG aatgtagaaaaatataGCAGCTATCCAGTTTACCACAGTGTGTATGAAACCTATGAAATTGTGGAAAGATTTTATGATCCCACTTTCAAGAATCATCTGACAGTAGCTCAGGTACGGGGAGGGCTGGTGTTTGAATTGGCCAACTctgttctgcttccttttgaCTGTAGAGATTATGCATCAGCAGTGAGCAACTATGCTCACATCATCTACAATATGTCAAGGAATCATGAGGAAGAACTGGCAACATACAATGTATCCTTTG ATGCtctcttttcagctgtgaagAATTTTACAGAAGTTGCTGATAGCTTTCACAACAGACTGCAACAAATAGATATCAATGA CCTGCTTGCTGTCAGATCATTAAATGATCAACTCATGCTTCTAGAAAGGGCTTTCATCGATCCGCTTGGATTACCTGGAAGGCCATTCTATAG ACATGTTATCTTTGCTCCAAGCAGCCATAACAAGTATGCAGGAGAATCATTCCCAGGGATCTATGATGCCATGtttgacattaaaaacaaagctgatcAAGATGAAGCCTGGGAAGAAGTTAAGAGGCAGATTTCCATTGCAGCCTTCACTgtacaggcagcagcaggaacactgaAAGAAGTAGCATAA